The Heyndrickxia vini genome contains a region encoding:
- a CDS encoding YeeE/YedE thiosulfate transporter family protein — MIVTGLLCGALLGFVMQRGRFCLTGGFRDMYIAKDNRMFYALLIAIAIQSVGVFSLIQFGVIEFSAGSFPWVAVILGSFVFGIGIVLAGGCATGTWYRAGEGLLGSWIALFGYMFMSAVMKSGLLVPVNQSIQSVQLPSNSIAETTGLSVWIFILLFVAIVVAIVIKQQKKPKIAIPTMKPKRTGLAHLLFEKRWHPFFSAILVGLIAILAWPLSEATGRMSGLGITTPSANILQYLVTGDRSFVNWGIFLVLGIFLGSFIAAKGSNEFRFRMPDAKTGITSFIGGNLMGFGASLAGGCSIGNGLVMTAMMTWQGWVSLLFIILGTWTASYFIFVRPKVRKKSPTVQTKINMA; from the coding sequence ATGATTGTTACTGGGTTGCTTTGTGGAGCATTACTAGGCTTTGTTATGCAAAGAGGTCGATTTTGTCTTACTGGTGGATTTCGTGATATGTACATCGCTAAAGATAATCGAATGTTTTATGCATTACTCATTGCAATTGCTATTCAAAGTGTAGGGGTATTTTCACTTATCCAATTTGGTGTGATTGAGTTTTCAGCAGGAAGTTTTCCATGGGTAGCAGTCATTTTAGGTTCTTTTGTATTTGGAATCGGAATCGTTTTAGCTGGAGGCTGTGCAACCGGTACATGGTATCGCGCTGGTGAAGGACTCCTAGGAAGCTGGATAGCCCTTTTTGGGTATATGTTCATGAGTGCTGTTATGAAATCCGGATTACTCGTTCCAGTTAATCAATCGATTCAGTCTGTACAATTACCATCTAATTCGATTGCAGAAACAACTGGTTTATCTGTATGGATCTTTATCTTACTATTTGTAGCGATTGTCGTAGCAATTGTTATAAAACAACAAAAAAAGCCGAAAATTGCAATTCCGACTATGAAGCCTAAACGTACAGGACTAGCACATTTGTTATTTGAAAAACGGTGGCACCCATTTTTTTCAGCTATTTTAGTAGGGCTAATTGCCATTTTAGCTTGGCCACTTAGTGAAGCTACTGGAAGAATGTCCGGTTTAGGTATTACAACTCCATCAGCAAATATTCTTCAATATTTGGTAACAGGAGATCGCTCGTTTGTTAACTGGGGTATTTTTCTGGTCTTAGGAATTTTCCTAGGTTCATTTATTGCCGCAAAAGGTAGCAACGAATTTCGATTCAGAATGCCGGATGCGAAAACCGGAATCACTAGTTTCATAGGTGGAAACCTAATGGGCTTTGGAGCGAGTTTGGCGGGTGGATGTTCTATTGGTAATGGATTGGTGATGACAGCGATGATGACGTGGCAAGGCTGGGTTTCCCTGTTGTTCATAATTTTAGGAACATGGACAGCATCATACTTCATCTTTGTTCGTCCGAAAGTAAGGAAGAAATCACCTACTGTTCAAACAAAAATAAACATGGCTTAG
- a CDS encoding sulfurtransferase TusA family protein, whose protein sequence is MQKVLEVMGQVCPFPLVEAKSAIEEIESGDELVIKFDCTQATESLPRWAAEEGHAVTNFEQIGDAAWTISLKKK, encoded by the coding sequence ATGCAAAAAGTTTTAGAAGTAATGGGGCAAGTATGTCCTTTTCCGTTGGTAGAAGCAAAATCTGCTATCGAAGAAATAGAATCAGGAGATGAACTAGTTATTAAATTTGACTGCACTCAGGCTACAGAAAGTCTCCCGCGTTGGGCAGCAGAGGAAGGTCATGCAGTGACTAATTTTGAACAAATAGGAGATGCTGCCTGGACGATTAGTTTGAAAAAGAAATAA